The following coding sequences are from one Salvia hispanica cultivar TCC Black 2014 chromosome 3, UniMelb_Shisp_WGS_1.0, whole genome shotgun sequence window:
- the LOC125210185 gene encoding putative clathrin assembly protein At4g40080 yields MGRKILTLREVIGIIKDKASLSKAALLSTAPIRLAVLRATSHAPPAAADDRHVSALLLSGESSRSAASPIIAALMLRLHRTGSSIVALKCLLVFHHILRRGPFILQDQLSVFPSSGGRNHLNLSDFRDAAAWHLSAWVRWYARFLETLLSTSRILGYFLSSSIRFNQENRISSLLNLDLIKEIDSLSLLIEEISRSPDNFTEEEGGGVIVKEITALFLNDYISSVNELLLRLTELGERVDSLSFGDSVVVVCGLKRLQNCRERLSDLYSVEKPSIEMMWSLVQELKDRIEMVNKEGGKFLTWRTRESGTESARFEERVLIGVDSMKKFKSGRFSVNGFSGYLALDKSI; encoded by the coding sequence ATGGGAAGAAAAATCCTAACTCTGAGAGAAGTGATCGGAATCATCAAAGACAAAGCCTCCCTCTCCAAAGCCGCTCTCCTCTCCACCGCCCCGATCCGCCTCGCCGTCCTCCGCGCCACCTCCCACGCCCctcccgccgccgccgacgaCCGCCACGTCTCCGCGCTCCTCCTCTCCGGCGAATCCTCCCGCTCCGCCGCCTCCCCCATCATCGCCGCCCTCATGCTCCGCCTCCACCGCACCGGCAGCTCAATCGTCGCCCTCAAATGCCTCCTCGTCTTCCACCACATCCTCCGCCGCGGCCCCTTCATCCTCCAGGACCAGCTCTCCGTCTTCCCCTCCTCCGGCGGCCGCAATCACCTCAATCTCTCCGATTTCCGCGACGCCGCCGCCTGGCACCTCTCCGCCTGGGTCCGCTGGTACGCCAGATTCCTCGAAACCCTCCTCTCCACATCTCGAATTTTAGGATATTTCCTCTCCAGCTCAATTCGATTCAATCAGGAAAATCGAATTTCGTCGCTACTGAATCTCGATTTAATCAAGGAGATCGATTCGCTGAGCCTACTAATCGAAGAGATCTCCAGATCTCCCGATAATTTCACCGAGGAAGAAGGCGGCGGCGTAATCGTGAAGGAGATAACCGCTCTCTTCCTCAACGACTATATTTCCTCCGTGAACGAGTTGCTGCTGCGACTCACCGAGTTGGGCGAGCGAGTCGACTCACTGAGTTTCGGAGACTCGGTCGTGGTCGTTTGCGGATTGAAGAGGCTGCAGAATTGCAGGGAGAGGTTATCGGATTTGTATTCAGTGGAGAAGCCTTCGATCGAGATGATGTGGAGCCTGGTTCAGGAGTTGAAGGATCGGATAGAGATGGTGAATAAAGAAGGTGGGAAATTTCTCACTTGGCGAACTCGGGAGAGTGGGACTGAGTCGGCTCGGTTTGAGGAGCGAGTTTTGATTGGGGTTGATTCTATGAAGAAGTTTAAGTCGGGGAGGTTTAGTGTGAACGGCTTTTCTGGTTATTTGGCTTTGGATaaatcaatttga
- the LOC125211108 gene encoding salviol synthase-like: MEFNIVSTIIALLSFLVFVFMFLKSQTISKYAKTYSHIPGPKTLPLIGNLHLMLRADSPPHMFRQLAAKHGPLMHLQLGEVHFVIISSVDFAKQVTRTHDINFANRPPGLMMEKLTYNYSDIVTASYGDQWRHLRRICTLEFLSARRVQSFRRIREEESLSLCKQMASCEGSPADLSGSLCLMSYDVTTRVVVGAKTRERGTVTSIIQESIRLGAGFMLADLYPSIKLLPLITGARFKAQRMYRKLDKLFDSIVEQHKAAGDGGDLEDLVDVLLRIQQDGTEFPLTTDNIKAVVLNMFVAGTDTATVTMEWAMSEMMRNPSVLNKAQKEVRKVFDNKGYVDEARFDELKYMKLIIKETLRLHPALPLLIPRMNVQRCEIDGYEIPAKTSVIVNAWALGRDPKYWNDADKFIPERFEESSVDFKGNNLEYIPFGAGRRMCPGMSFGLANVELLLAMLLYHFDWKMPYGKKQEDLDMTETFGSAFRRKHPLHLVPIVKRPLPASA; encoded by the exons ATGGAGTTTAACATAGTATCAACAATCATAGCTCTACTCTCCTTTTTAGTGTTTGTGTTCATGTTTCTCAAATCTcaaacaatttcaaaatatgcaaagacTTACTCACATATCCCTGGTCCCAAAACCCTCCCTCTCATCGGAAACCTCCACCTCATGCTCCGCGCAGACTCGCCCCCACACATGTTCCGACAACTTGCCGCCAAACACGGCCCGTTGATGCATCTCCAGCTCGGCGAAGTCCACTTCGTCATCATCTCCTCCGTCGACTTCGCCAAACAAGTCACGAGAACTCACGACATCAACTTCGCCAACCGGCCCCCGGGGCTGATGATGGAGAAACTCACCTACAATTACTCCGACATCGTCACGGCCTCCTACGGGGACCAGTGGCGCCATCTGCGGAGGATCTGCACGCTCGAGTTCCTGAGCGCGAGGCGCGTGCAGTCCTTCCGCCGCATAAGAGAGGAGGAGAGTTTGAGTCTTTGCAAACAGATGGCTTCTTGTGAAGGATCTCCGGCTGATCTGTCGGGGAGCCTTTGCTTGATGTCGTACGATGTTACAACGAGGGTGGTGGTCGGGGCCAAGACGAGAGAACGGGGCACGGTGACCTCGATAATCCAAGAGAGCATCCGGTTGGGGGCAGGATTCATGTTGGCCGATCTCTATCCATCCATCAAGTTGCTGCCGTTGATCACCGGAGCCCGGTTCAAGGCCCAACGGATGTATCGAAAATTAGACAAGCTGTTCGATAGCATCGTCGAGCAGCATAAAGCTGCCGGTGATGGTGGCGACTTGGAAGATCTGGTGGATGTTCTGCTCAGAATTCAACAAGATGGAACTGAATTCCCTCTTACAACTGATAATATTAAAGCAGTGGTTCTG AATATGTTCGTAGCTGGAACCGACACAGCAACTGTCACTATGGAATGGGCAATGTCAGAGATGATGAGAAACCCTAGTGTCCTCAACAAGGCACAAAAAGAAGTAAGGAAGGTTTTTGACAACAAGGGATACGTAGATGAAGCCAGGTTTGATGAGCTAAaatacatgaaattaatcatCAAAGAGACATTGAGGTTGCACCCTGCATTGCCGCTTTTAATTCCCAGAATGAACGTACAAAGATGTGAAATTGATGGATATGAAATCCCAGCAAAAACCAGTGTGATAGTGAATGCATGGGCACTGGGAAGAGATCCCAAGTATTGGAACGATGCAGATAAGTTTATACCAGAAAGATTTGAGGAGAGTTCCGTTGATTTCAAGGGGAATAATCTAGAATACATACCCTTCGGAGCAGGAAGGAGAATGTGCCCTGGAATGTCATTCGGACTGGCAAACGTAGAGCTTCTGCTTGCTATGCTTCTCTATCATTTTGATTGGAAAATGCCGTACGGGAAGAAACAAGAAGATTTGGATATGACAGAGACCTTTGGAAGCGCTTTTAGAAGGAAACACCCTTTGCATTTGGTTCCCATCGTTAAACGACCTTTGCCTGCAAGTGCTTGA